One genomic window of Phycisphaerales bacterium includes the following:
- a CDS encoding DUF1294 domain-containing protein, whose product MPPGPRLILFIALLTWYVAVGVVAFVAYARDKHAAKRGHRRFPEAKLRRLEFIGGAFGAALAQRVLRHKTSKPGFRALTLLIAAVHGAIACGVGWWAFSA is encoded by the coding sequence GTGCCGCCGGGTCCGCGGCTGATCCTGTTCATCGCCCTGCTTACGTGGTACGTCGCGGTCGGCGTTGTTGCGTTCGTCGCTTACGCACGCGACAAGCACGCCGCGAAGCGTGGCCACAGGCGGTTCCCCGAGGCGAAGCTGCGCAGGCTCGAATTCATCGGCGGCGCGTTCGGTGCGGCGCTGGCCCAGCGAGTACTACGGCACAAGACGAGCAAGCCCGGGTTCCGGGCGCTCACGCTGCTGATCGCGGCCGTGCACGGCGCGATCGCGTGCGGCGTGGGCTGGTGGGCCTTCTCGGCCTAG